In the genome of Fulvivirga maritima, one region contains:
- a CDS encoding carbohydrate binding domain-containing protein codes for MEKIFQSKSKAFTIYTLLVVLALFSTAFNSIQAQSREVFSRYNYYMPNNKVELIAVLPEEINKNGWNIDLWFGEKHLDITEAHVDNRLVATLQNASLPQGVSALKYSLTKNKAVIQEGHIKVTLLPAKSNAVQIDRLTGGLIADGLPFFPFGFYCVPVGNLPEKEVVHGMNLIGPYQDNQPEGLAQRKAYMDRCAELGIKVQYAVNSLIGSGHNGAPGLDMPKEEKIALLKSEIGTFKDHPALLSWYINDEPDGQGRPASILEEAYDVIHEVDPYHPVSIVFMMPSRAAEFENTMDIAMTDPYPIPKAPEEVLYNLNGYTDAYQYKKSVWMVPQAFGGQEMWEREPTANELRVMTYMGLISGAKGIQYYIRGEGNINPQAVSAWSECSNMAVEVSQMASFLLSADLAPEAKVSDDRILTKAFKYQGNLLVIAVNKDNKPKSLDIDIENDGVNYKQEAELWFENRSVAYGDNHIHDMIDALSTRVYLIHKGDSEEVAKVSSKNLIVNPSFEEVTSAGQSIGFNKTYTDFAQKDLGATVFTDPRLSVDGMLSLRVISPRDNGGNKIRFLPLVVNKDNSYEVSIWGMAKAQEKMPSFTLSMKLMNEQRSFQLTSEWKKYSFVFTAPVSSTNNLLTLEMKDSGTGWFDLLQMCPTPVINYEITPENIAEVTIEGGEEKGKIRFDIDKEPTAKSSIYKRPITIKKSATVYAAIFDGKKEYAASQLFIPVNRALGKPATLKNPAHAQYPANGANSLTDGVMGSTAFKDGKWLGFSGTDMIATVDLKELTQINKVSGSFLCDPNSGIFLPTKIEVYTSVDGVNFDFVGEQENLAGNVRGEPVVHQLSVEIKDQQVRYVRLKAKAYGRIPEGYLFTGSISWLFADEILIE; via the coding sequence ATGGAGAAAATATTTCAATCAAAATCTAAGGCATTTACCATATATACTTTGCTGGTAGTCTTAGCTCTTTTTTCAACTGCTTTTAATTCAATACAAGCACAGTCAAGGGAGGTGTTTAGCAGGTATAATTATTATATGCCTAATAATAAGGTTGAGCTGATCGCTGTACTACCTGAAGAAATTAATAAAAATGGATGGAACATTGACCTATGGTTTGGAGAAAAGCATTTAGATATTACGGAAGCTCATGTTGATAATAGATTGGTGGCTACTCTACAAAATGCTTCCCTTCCTCAAGGCGTATCAGCATTAAAATACTCCTTGACTAAAAATAAAGCAGTAATTCAAGAAGGTCATATAAAGGTGACGTTGCTGCCTGCGAAATCTAATGCCGTTCAAATTGATAGGTTAACTGGTGGATTAATCGCTGATGGTCTTCCATTTTTTCCTTTCGGCTTTTATTGTGTACCAGTGGGTAATCTGCCTGAAAAGGAAGTGGTGCATGGTATGAATTTAATAGGACCATATCAGGATAATCAACCTGAAGGTTTAGCCCAGCGTAAGGCCTATATGGATCGGTGTGCTGAGCTAGGAATAAAAGTGCAATATGCTGTGAATTCATTAATAGGCAGTGGTCATAACGGGGCACCAGGTTTAGATATGCCGAAGGAGGAAAAAATAGCTTTGTTGAAAAGTGAGATAGGGACTTTTAAAGATCATCCAGCACTTTTATCGTGGTATATAAATGATGAGCCAGATGGACAGGGCAGGCCGGCTTCCATCCTGGAAGAGGCATATGATGTTATTCATGAGGTAGATCCGTATCATCCTGTTTCAATTGTTTTTATGATGCCTTCTCGAGCTGCAGAATTTGAAAACACAATGGACATAGCCATGACTGACCCTTATCCGATCCCTAAAGCGCCTGAAGAAGTTTTATATAATCTAAATGGTTATACAGATGCCTATCAATATAAGAAGTCAGTGTGGATGGTGCCTCAGGCTTTTGGTGGTCAAGAAATGTGGGAAAGAGAACCTACTGCCAATGAGCTAAGGGTAATGACGTATATGGGCCTGATCTCAGGTGCAAAAGGGATTCAATATTATATCAGAGGTGAGGGTAATATTAATCCTCAAGCGGTATCTGCGTGGTCAGAGTGTAGTAATATGGCAGTAGAAGTTTCGCAAATGGCTTCATTTCTACTGTCTGCAGACTTAGCTCCGGAGGCGAAGGTCTCAGACGATCGTATTCTCACTAAAGCCTTTAAATACCAAGGCAACCTACTTGTAATAGCCGTTAATAAAGATAACAAGCCCAAAAGTTTGGATATAGATATTGAGAATGATGGCGTGAATTATAAGCAAGAAGCTGAGTTATGGTTTGAAAACAGATCTGTAGCTTATGGTGACAATCACATCCATGATATGATCGATGCTCTAAGTACCAGGGTTTATCTAATTCATAAAGGAGACTCTGAGGAAGTAGCTAAGGTGTCAAGCAAAAACTTAATTGTTAACCCAAGTTTTGAAGAGGTAACAAGTGCGGGGCAGTCCATTGGTTTCAATAAAACCTATACAGATTTTGCTCAGAAGGATCTGGGAGCTACCGTATTCACTGACCCTAGGTTGAGTGTAGATGGAATGCTAAGCCTTAGAGTGATAAGCCCCAGGGATAACGGAGGGAATAAAATTCGTTTTTTACCATTGGTAGTAAATAAGGATAATAGCTATGAAGTTTCTATTTGGGGAATGGCCAAAGCACAGGAAAAAATGCCTTCTTTTACTTTGTCTATGAAGTTAATGAATGAACAACGCTCCTTTCAATTAACCTCTGAATGGAAAAAATACTCATTTGTATTTACTGCACCCGTTTCTTCTACTAACAACCTCCTTACTCTGGAAATGAAAGATAGTGGTACTGGTTGGTTCGATTTACTGCAAATGTGCCCTACACCCGTTATTAATTATGAAATAACACCTGAGAATATAGCTGAAGTGACTATTGAAGGGGGTGAAGAGAAAGGCAAAATCCGATTTGATATTGATAAAGAACCTACTGCTAAAAGTAGTATTTATAAGAGGCCGATTACAATTAAAAAATCAGCCACAGTTTATGCCGCGATATTTGACGGTAAAAAGGAATATGCTGCTTCTCAATTATTTATTCCTGTCAATCGGGCGCTGGGAAAGCCTGCTACTTTGAAGAATCCTGCTCATGCCCAGTACCCGGCCAATGGAGCAAATAGCCTAACCGACGGTGTTATGGGATCTACTGCTTTTAAAGACGGGAAATGGTTAGGGTTTAGTGGTACTGATATGATAGCGACGGTTGATTTGAAAGAGCTTACTCAAATCAATAAGGTGAGCGGCAGCTTTTTATGTGATCCTAATAGCGGTATTTTCCTGCCCACCAAAATAGAGGTATATACTTCTGTAGACGGTGTTAATTTCGATTTTGTAGGCGAACAAGAAAATTTGGCAGGAAATGTAAGAGGCGAGCCGGTGGTTCATCAGTTGTCGGTAGAAATAAAAGATCAGCAGGTGCGCTATGTGAGGCTAAAAGCCAAAGCTTACGGTCGAATTCCTGAAGGCTATCTTTTTACAGGCTCTATTTCATGGCTGTTTGCTGATGAAATATTGATTGAGTGA